The following proteins are co-located in the Streptomyces sp. NBC_00435 genome:
- the map gene encoding type I methionyl aminopeptidase — protein sequence MVELKTDRSIDEMRAAGRVVAHALAAVRDRADVGVSLLELDRVAREVLREAGASSPFLGYRPRFAPVPFPAVICASVNDAIVHGIPDGYLLSDGDLVSIDCGAKLGGWVGDAAVSFTVGRARPADLRLIGTAEAALAAGIAAARPGNRVGDIAHAIGTACRAAGYGIPDGFGGHGVGRSMHEEPGVPNEGPAGQGTKLRAGMVIAIEPMLIAGGTDDYACDADGWTLRTVDGSRAAHAEHTVAITAEGPRILTAL from the coding sequence ATGGTGGAACTGAAGACAGACCGATCGATCGACGAGATGCGCGCCGCCGGCCGCGTCGTCGCGCACGCCCTCGCCGCCGTCCGGGACCGGGCCGACGTAGGGGTGTCCCTGCTGGAGCTCGACCGGGTGGCCCGTGAGGTGCTCCGGGAAGCGGGCGCGAGCTCGCCCTTCCTCGGCTACCGGCCGCGGTTCGCGCCGGTGCCCTTCCCCGCCGTCATCTGCGCCTCCGTCAACGACGCCATCGTGCACGGCATCCCCGACGGATACCTGCTGAGCGACGGCGATCTGGTCAGCATCGACTGCGGGGCGAAGCTGGGCGGCTGGGTCGGCGACGCCGCCGTCAGCTTCACCGTCGGCCGGGCCCGCCCCGCCGACCTGCGGCTCATCGGGACCGCCGAGGCCGCCCTCGCCGCGGGCATCGCCGCCGCCCGGCCCGGCAACCGCGTCGGCGACATCGCCCACGCCATCGGCACCGCCTGCCGGGCCGCCGGCTACGGCATCCCCGACGGCTTCGGCGGGCACGGCGTCGGGCGCTCCATGCACGAGGAGCCGGGCGTGCCCAACGAGGGCCCGGCCGGGCAGGGTACGAAGCTGCGCGCCGGCATGGTGATCGCCATCGAGCCGATGTTGATCGCGGGCGGCACGGACGACTACGCCTGCGACGCGGACGGCTGGACCCTGCGGACCGTCGACGGCAGCCGCGCCGCGCACGCGGAGCACACGGTCGCGATCACCGCCGAAGGCCCGAGGATCCTCACCGCCCTGTGA
- a CDS encoding helix-turn-helix domain-containing protein: MVRTPLTPEERERGERLGALLRTARGGRSMVEVAASAGLSAETLRKIETGRAPTPAFFTVAALAEALGLSLDDVMRRCAFVPV; encoded by the coding sequence ATGGTCCGAACCCCCCTCACCCCCGAAGAGCGCGAGCGCGGCGAGCGCCTCGGCGCCCTGTTGCGCACGGCCCGCGGCGGCCGCAGCATGGTCGAGGTCGCGGCCAGCGCCGGGCTCTCCGCCGAGACCCTCCGCAAGATCGAGACCGGCCGGGCCCCGACGCCCGCCTTCTTCACCGTGGCGGCCCTCGCCGAGGCGCTGGGGCTCTCGCTCGACGACGTGATGCGGCGCTGCGCCTTCGTGCCGGTCTGA
- a CDS encoding alginate lyase family protein, producing MNTSASASASKRLGLGLVGALLAGGLLLAACAVPEGRAQSKAPDDVVFRHPGAVVSHTRLQHAKQMVAAGKEPWNSAYQALLKSRYASLEYPAHPADVVPCPFNSGPQSCLDERQDAIAAYTHALLWSVNGRTAHARKAVQIMDAWSAVMKRHAEDNAGLQAAWSGSTWARAAEIVHADYPNWGDTQVTRFKEMLRTAYLPAVRTQVPAYNGNWELAMTDAAMSISVFLEDQAVFRESVERFRERVPAYFYLKRDGAHPLGPPRTGIDSPDKVKAYWFEQGTYVDGIAQETCRNLMHVGYALAASAHIAETAWHQGVDLYGEQGERLRAALEFHARYQLGEEAPEWLCGGKLERTMGPDLEVALQHYEQRAGAKLPYTRRLVEKTRPAGTDDLFVAWETLSHGEAAPAAGVSAPAG from the coding sequence ATGAACACATCCGCATCCGCATCCGCATCCAAGCGACTCGGTCTCGGACTCGTCGGCGCCCTCCTCGCGGGCGGCCTGCTGCTCGCGGCATGCGCCGTCCCCGAGGGCCGGGCCCAGTCCAAGGCTCCGGACGACGTGGTCTTCCGCCACCCGGGCGCCGTGGTCAGCCACACCCGGCTCCAGCACGCGAAGCAGATGGTCGCGGCCGGCAAGGAGCCGTGGAACTCGGCGTACCAGGCGCTCCTCAAGAGCCGCTACGCCTCCCTGGAGTACCCGGCGCACCCGGCCGACGTGGTGCCCTGCCCCTTCAACTCGGGGCCGCAGTCCTGCCTCGACGAACGCCAGGACGCGATCGCCGCCTACACCCACGCCCTGCTGTGGTCGGTGAACGGACGGACCGCCCACGCCCGCAAGGCCGTCCAGATCATGGACGCGTGGTCCGCCGTGATGAAGCGTCATGCCGAGGACAACGCCGGACTCCAGGCCGCCTGGTCCGGCTCCACCTGGGCTCGGGCCGCCGAGATCGTCCACGCCGACTACCCGAACTGGGGCGACACGCAGGTCACCCGCTTCAAGGAGATGCTGCGCACCGCCTACCTCCCGGCCGTCCGTACGCAGGTGCCGGCGTACAACGGCAACTGGGAGCTGGCCATGACGGACGCCGCCATGAGCATCTCCGTCTTCCTGGAGGACCAGGCCGTCTTCCGCGAGTCCGTGGAGCGGTTCAGGGAGCGCGTCCCGGCGTACTTCTACCTCAAGCGGGACGGCGCCCACCCGCTCGGCCCGCCGCGCACGGGCATCGACTCGCCGGACAAGGTCAAGGCGTACTGGTTCGAGCAGGGGACGTACGTCGACGGCATCGCCCAGGAGACCTGCCGCAACCTCATGCACGTCGGCTACGCCCTTGCCGCGTCGGCGCACATTGCGGAGACGGCCTGGCACCAGGGCGTCGACCTGTACGGGGAGCAGGGTGAGCGGCTCAGGGCGGCGCTGGAGTTCCACGCCAGGTACCAACTGGGCGAAGAGGCCCCCGAGTGGCTGTGCGGGGGCAAGCTGGAGCGCACCATGGGCCCGGACCTGGAGGTGGCCCTCCAGCACTACGAGCAGCGGGCGGGCGCGAAACTTCCGTACACCCGCCGGCTGGTCGAGAAGACGCGGCCGGCTGGGACGGACGACCTGTTCGTGGCGTGGGAGACCCTCAGCCACGGGGAGGCGGCGCCGGCCGCGGGCGTTTCCGCTCCGGCCGGTTAG
- a CDS encoding PPOX class F420-dependent oxidoreductase, with protein MTVEELGRARYVSLTTFRKDGTPVATPVWAVADGGELYVWTRSDSWKVKRIRNNGRVAVSACDVRGRVVEGAPVTEGEARLLDEAGLNRVRKLMSRKYTWQFWMVDVPAAVFRRGKRPHTAIEVRFAPPAVKL; from the coding sequence ATGACGGTTGAAGAGCTGGGCAGGGCGCGCTACGTCAGTCTCACCACCTTCCGCAAGGACGGCACCCCGGTGGCCACGCCGGTGTGGGCGGTGGCGGACGGTGGTGAGCTGTACGTGTGGACGCGGAGCGATTCTTGGAAGGTCAAGCGGATCCGCAACAACGGGCGGGTCGCGGTCTCGGCGTGCGACGTACGCGGGCGCGTGGTCGAGGGGGCTCCGGTGACCGAGGGAGAGGCGCGACTGCTGGACGAGGCGGGGCTGAATCGGGTGCGCAAGCTGATGTCGCGCAAGTACACGTGGCAGTTCTGGATGGTGGACGTACCGGCCGCCGTGTTCCGCCGGGGCAAGCGGCCGCACACCGCGATCGAGGTCAGGTTTGCCCCGCCCGCCGTCAAGCTTTGA
- a CDS encoding nitrilase-related carbon-nitrogen hydrolase — protein MAQVVRAALVQATWTGDTESMIAKHEEHARRAASQGAKIIGFQEVFNAPYFCQVQEPEHYRWAEAVPDGPTVQRMQALARETGMVIVVPVFELESEGFYYNTAAVIDADGSYLGKYRKHHIPQVRGFWEKYYFRPGNLGFPVFDTAVGRIGVYICYDRHFPEGWRELGLAGAQLVYNPSATSRGLSAYLWQMEQPASAVANEYFVAAINRVGQEEYGDNDFYGTSYFVDPRGQFVGEPASDKEEELLVRDLDFDLIKEVRDQWAFYRDRRPDAYGGLVQP, from the coding sequence ATGGCCCAAGTCGTCCGCGCCGCACTGGTCCAGGCCACCTGGACCGGAGACACCGAATCGATGATCGCCAAACACGAGGAGCACGCCCGCCGGGCCGCCTCCCAGGGCGCGAAGATCATCGGCTTCCAGGAAGTCTTCAACGCCCCCTACTTCTGCCAGGTCCAGGAGCCCGAGCACTACCGCTGGGCCGAGGCCGTCCCCGACGGTCCCACCGTCCAGCGCATGCAGGCGCTCGCCCGCGAGACCGGCATGGTGATCGTCGTACCGGTCTTCGAGCTGGAGTCCGAGGGCTTCTACTACAACACCGCCGCCGTCATCGACGCCGACGGCAGCTACCTCGGCAAGTACCGCAAGCACCACATCCCCCAGGTCAGGGGCTTCTGGGAGAAGTACTACTTCCGCCCGGGAAACCTCGGCTTCCCCGTCTTCGACACCGCTGTCGGCCGGATCGGCGTCTACATCTGCTACGACCGCCACTTCCCGGAAGGCTGGCGCGAACTGGGGCTGGCCGGAGCCCAGTTGGTCTACAACCCGTCCGCCACTTCCCGGGGCCTGTCCGCGTACCTGTGGCAGATGGAGCAGCCCGCGTCCGCCGTCGCCAACGAATACTTCGTCGCCGCGATCAACCGCGTCGGCCAGGAGGAGTACGGCGACAACGACTTCTACGGCACCAGCTACTTCGTCGACCCGCGCGGCCAGTTCGTCGGGGAGCCGGCCAGCGACAAGGAAGAAGAACTCCTCGTCCGCGACCTCGACTTCGACCTGATCAAGGAGGTCCGCGACCAGTGGGCCTTCTACCGCGACCGGCGCCCCGACGCCTACGGAGGACTCGTACAGCCGTGA
- a CDS encoding aspartate aminotransferase family protein, producing MTNPIPLHSRHRSVLPDWLALYYDRPIELTHGEGRHVWDADGNRYLDFFGGILTTMTAHALPEVTKAVSEQAGRIIHSSTLYLNRPMVELAERVSALSGIPDARVFFTTSGTEANDTALLLATTYRRSNQILAMRNSYHGRSFSTVSITGNRGWSPTSLSPLQTYYVHGAVRTRGPFAHLNDADFTAAAVADLEDVLGQARGGLAALIAEPVQGVGGFTSPPDGLYGAFREVLDRHGILWISDEVQTGWGRTGDHFWGWQAHAQNGPPDIVTFAKGIGNGMSIGGVVARAEVMNCLDANSISTFGGSPITMAAGNANLAYLLDHDLQGNARRVGGLLLERLRAVAATVPAVREVRGRGLMAGLELTRPGTDQADPDAATAVLEAARAGGLLLGKGGGHNTSVLRIAPPLSLTVAEAEEGAEILAEALRSLN from the coding sequence GTGACCAACCCGATCCCCCTGCACAGCCGGCACCGCAGCGTCCTGCCCGACTGGCTCGCGCTCTACTACGACCGCCCCATCGAGCTCACCCACGGCGAGGGCCGCCACGTCTGGGACGCGGACGGCAACCGCTACCTCGACTTCTTCGGCGGCATCCTCACCACGATGACCGCCCACGCCCTGCCGGAGGTGACCAAGGCCGTCTCCGAGCAGGCCGGGCGGATCATCCACTCCTCCACCCTGTACCTCAACCGGCCCATGGTCGAACTGGCCGAACGCGTCTCGGCGTTGTCCGGCATCCCCGATGCCCGGGTCTTCTTCACCACCTCCGGCACCGAGGCCAACGACACCGCCCTGCTGCTCGCGACGACGTACCGCCGCTCCAACCAGATCCTGGCGATGCGCAACAGCTACCACGGCCGGTCCTTCTCCACGGTGTCCATCACCGGCAACCGGGGCTGGTCCCCGACCAGCCTCTCGCCCCTCCAGACGTACTACGTCCACGGCGCGGTCCGTACCCGGGGCCCCTTCGCGCACCTGAACGACGCCGACTTCACCGCGGCCGCCGTCGCCGACCTCGAGGACGTACTGGGCCAGGCCCGGGGCGGGCTCGCGGCGCTCATCGCCGAGCCGGTCCAGGGCGTGGGCGGGTTCACCTCACCGCCGGACGGGCTCTACGGGGCCTTCCGCGAGGTCCTCGACCGCCACGGCATCCTCTGGATCAGCGACGAGGTGCAGACAGGCTGGGGGCGTACCGGAGACCACTTCTGGGGCTGGCAGGCGCACGCCCAGAACGGACCGCCGGACATCGTCACCTTCGCCAAGGGCATCGGTAACGGCATGTCCATCGGCGGAGTCGTGGCCCGCGCCGAGGTGATGAACTGCCTCGACGCCAACTCCATCTCCACCTTCGGTGGTTCACCGATCACCATGGCGGCCGGCAACGCCAACCTCGCGTACCTCCTCGACCACGACCTCCAGGGCAACGCCCGCCGCGTCGGCGGACTGCTGCTGGAACGGCTGCGGGCGGTCGCGGCGACCGTGCCCGCCGTACGGGAGGTGCGCGGCCGGGGCCTGATGGCCGGACTGGAGCTGACCCGGCCCGGCACCGACCAGGCCGACCCGGACGCGGCCACCGCCGTACTGGAGGCGGCCCGGGCCGGCGGTCTGCTGCTCGGCAAGGGCGGCGGCCACAACACCAGCGTGCTGCGCATCGCGCCGCCGCTCTCCCTCACCGTCGCCGAGGCGGAAGAGGGCGCCGAGATCCTCGCCGAGGCCCTGCGAAGCCTCAACTAG
- the hydA gene encoding dihydropyrimidinase has product MSIRTLIRGGLVITAADELHADVLIEDGRVAALAAHGSAAAAAWTADRTIDASGKYVIPGGVDAHTHMELPFGGTAASDTFETGTRAAAWGGTTTIVDFAVQTPGHALREGLDTWYAKADGNCAVDYAFHMILSDVNERTLKEMDHLVGEGVTSFKLFMAYPGVFYSDDGQILRAMQRASGNGGLIMMHAENGIAIDVLVEQALARGETDPRHHGEVRKVLLEAEATHRAIQLARVAGSPLYVVHVSAEEAVAELAAARDKGLPVFGETCPQYLFLSTDNLEEPDFQGAKYVCSTPLRPREHQAALWRGLRTNDLQVVSTDHCPFCFRGQKELGRGDFSKIPNGLPGVENRMDLLHQAVLDGHISRRRWIEIACASPARMFGLYPQKGTIAPGSDADIVLYDPHAEQVISAETHHMNVDYSAYEGRRITGRVDTVLSRGELVIDRREYTGRAGHGSFLPRATCQYL; this is encoded by the coding sequence ATGAGCATCCGCACCCTCATCCGCGGCGGGCTCGTCATCACGGCCGCCGACGAGCTCCACGCAGACGTCCTCATCGAGGACGGCCGGGTCGCCGCCCTCGCCGCACACGGCTCGGCGGCGGCCGCGGCCTGGACGGCCGACCGGACGATCGACGCGAGCGGGAAGTACGTCATCCCCGGCGGCGTCGACGCGCACACCCACATGGAGCTCCCGTTCGGCGGCACCGCGGCCTCCGACACCTTCGAGACCGGGACCCGGGCCGCCGCCTGGGGCGGCACCACCACCATCGTGGACTTCGCCGTCCAGACGCCGGGCCACGCCCTGCGCGAGGGCCTCGACACCTGGTACGCCAAGGCCGACGGCAACTGCGCCGTCGACTACGCCTTCCACATGATCCTCTCGGACGTCAACGAGCGGACCCTGAAGGAGATGGACCACCTGGTGGGGGAGGGGGTCACCTCCTTCAAGCTGTTCATGGCGTATCCGGGGGTCTTCTATTCGGACGACGGGCAGATCCTGCGGGCGATGCAGCGGGCGTCGGGCAACGGCGGGCTGATCATGATGCACGCCGAGAACGGCATCGCCATCGACGTCCTCGTCGAACAGGCCCTGGCGCGCGGGGAGACCGACCCCCGCCACCACGGCGAGGTCCGCAAGGTGCTGCTCGAAGCCGAGGCCACCCACCGCGCGATCCAGCTGGCCCGGGTCGCGGGCTCCCCCCTCTACGTGGTCCACGTCTCGGCGGAGGAGGCGGTCGCGGAGCTGGCGGCGGCCCGGGACAAGGGCCTGCCGGTCTTCGGGGAAACCTGCCCGCAGTACCTCTTCCTCTCCACGGACAACCTGGAGGAGCCCGACTTCCAGGGCGCCAAGTACGTCTGCTCAACCCCCCTGCGCCCGCGCGAGCACCAGGCGGCGCTGTGGCGGGGCCTGCGCACGAACGACCTCCAGGTGGTCTCGACCGACCACTGTCCGTTCTGCTTCCGCGGCCAGAAGGAGCTCGGCCGGGGCGACTTCTCCAAGATCCCCAACGGTCTCCCGGGCGTGGAGAACCGCATGGACCTCCTCCACCAGGCCGTCCTGGACGGGCACATCAGCCGCCGCCGCTGGATCGAGATCGCCTGCGCGAGCCCGGCCCGGATGTTCGGCCTCTACCCGCAGAAGGGCACCATCGCGCCGGGTTCCGACGCCGACATCGTCCTCTACGATCCGCACGCCGAGCAGGTCATCTCCGCCGAGACGCACCACATGAACGTGGACTACTCGGCGTACGAGGGCAGGCGGATCACCGGACGGGTCGACACGGTCCTCTCGCGAGGCGAACTCGTCATCGACCGGCGGGAGTACACGGGCCGGGCCGGTCACGGTTCCTTCCTCCCCCGCGCCACCTGCCAATACCTGTAA
- a CDS encoding TIGR03842 family LLM class F420-dependent oxidoreductase — MDFGLVLQTDPPASQVVSLMKRGERNGFRYGWTFDSAVLWQEPFVIYSQILANTQRMHVGPMVTNPGTRTWEVTASTFATLNDMYGNRTVCGIGRGDSAMRVAGRAPNTLARLGEAIDVIRDLAEGREAEVDGNPIRIPWIKDGKLPVWMAAYGPKALALAGQKADGFILQLADPYLTEWMIKAVRDAASAAGRDPSAITICVAAPAYVGEDLAHARDQCRWFGGMVGNHVADLVSRYGEHSSMVPEELTEYVKSRQGYDYSHHGRTGNPSADFVPDEIVDRFCLLGPAEAHIEKLRTLRALGVDQFAVYAMHDAREAVIDAYGSEIIPALND; from the coding sequence ATGGACTTCGGCCTCGTCCTGCAAACCGATCCGCCGGCCTCGCAGGTCGTCAGCCTGATGAAGCGCGGCGAGCGCAACGGCTTCCGCTACGGCTGGACCTTCGACTCGGCGGTCCTGTGGCAGGAGCCGTTCGTCATCTACAGCCAGATCCTGGCCAACACCCAGCGCATGCACGTGGGTCCGATGGTCACCAACCCGGGCACCCGCACCTGGGAGGTGACCGCCTCCACCTTCGCGACGCTGAACGACATGTACGGCAACCGCACCGTCTGCGGGATCGGCCGCGGAGACTCGGCGATGCGGGTCGCCGGCCGTGCCCCCAACACCCTGGCCCGCCTCGGCGAGGCCATCGACGTGATCCGCGACCTCGCCGAGGGACGGGAGGCGGAGGTCGACGGCAACCCGATCCGCATCCCGTGGATCAAGGACGGGAAGCTACCGGTCTGGATGGCGGCGTACGGTCCCAAGGCCCTGGCCCTGGCCGGGCAGAAGGCGGACGGCTTCATCCTGCAGCTCGCGGACCCGTACCTCACGGAATGGATGATCAAGGCTGTACGCGACGCGGCTTCGGCAGCCGGCCGGGATCCGTCCGCGATCACGATCTGCGTGGCGGCACCGGCGTACGTGGGCGAGGACCTGGCCCACGCCCGCGACCAGTGCCGCTGGTTCGGCGGCATGGTCGGCAACCACGTCGCCGACCTCGTCTCCCGCTACGGCGAGCACTCCTCGATGGTCCCGGAGGAGCTGACGGAGTACGTCAAGTCCCGCCAGGGCTACGACTACAGCCACCACGGCCGCACCGGAAACCCCTCCGCCGACTTCGTCCCCGACGAGATCGTCGACCGCTTCTGCCTCCTGGGCCCGGCCGAGGCCCACATCGAGAAGCTCCGCACCCTGCGCGCTCTCGGCGTCGACCAGTTCGCGGTGTACGCCATGCACGACGCGAGGGAAGCAGTGATCGACGCCTACGGGTCCGAGATCATCCCGGCGTTGAACGACTGA
- a CDS encoding replication initiator, producing the protein MLGFRGQCPTKPSCYSVTLAQLRGARRDRRTEQARVHAGLLVLDPTTTPAVGHWACQRSGYSPGAGLLAADVWHRGELKRQVVAEEGP; encoded by the coding sequence ATGCTCGGCTTCCGAGGCCAATGTCCCACCAAGCCCAGCTGCTACTCGGTCACCCTCGCCCAGCTGCGCGGCGCCCGCCGCGACCGGCGTACCGAACAGGCCCGCGTCCACGCCGGCCTTCTTGTCCTCGACCCGACGACAACGCCCGCCGTCGGCCACTGGGCCTGTCAGAGGTCGGGTTACAGCCCCGGCGCCGGACTCCTCGCTGCCGACGTCTGGCACCGCGGCGAACTGAAACGGCAGGTCGTAGCGGAAGAGGGCCCCTGA
- a CDS encoding helix-turn-helix domain-containing protein encodes MKAPGTSQDLLTGPQVMACLQIGRSAVDDLLRNRQLASITLGRARRIPTHAFTDFIRARLDQESAC; translated from the coding sequence ATGAAGGCACCGGGTACGTCTCAAGACCTGCTGACTGGTCCGCAGGTCATGGCTTGCCTCCAGATCGGCCGCTCCGCTGTCGACGACCTGCTCCGGAACCGGCAGCTCGCGTCGATCACCCTCGGCCGCGCCCGGCGCATCCCCACCCACGCCTTCACCGACTTCATCCGCGCCAGGCTCGACCAGGAATCCGCCTGTTGA